From a single Pelmatolapia mariae isolate MD_Pm_ZW linkage group LG20, Pm_UMD_F_2, whole genome shotgun sequence genomic region:
- the LOC134619035 gene encoding caspase recruitment domain-containing protein 19-like isoform X1, translated as MSDTDGYQEQLQSDSQFLCSDQRMDTELVDRLVLQLNRIYPQILSDKEAHRFRNLSVPTKVRLADLLKHLHRNGEEACHEFYRALHIHTEDIYSSLPSRVREREVADSKCTNDKTVRQERYVLNDRGPMFFLSCFSFVVGIAILYYYGDTEGEALRCTGVFLHCSAVRLSKDARDVFISYGEVGK; from the exons ACACCGATGGTTACCAAGAGCAGCTGCAGAGTGACTCCCAGTTCCTGTGCTCAGATCAGAGGATGGATACTGAGCTGGTTGACAGACTTGTCCTGCAGCTCAACAGGATCTACCCGCAGATACTAAGTGACAAGGAAGCCCACAGG TTCAGGAACCTAAGTGTGCCCACCAAGGTGCGGTTAGCAGACCTCTTGAAGCACCTGCACAGAAATGGCGAAGAGGCATGCCATGAATTCTACAGAGCCCTTCACATCCATACAGAGGACATCTACTCTAGCCTGCCCAGCAGAGTCAGAGAAAGAG aGGTGGCAGATTCAAAATGCACTAACGACAAGACAGTTCGGCAAGAGCGATATGTGCTTAACGACAGAG GACCAATGTTCTTCCTGAGCTGCTTCAGTTTTGTAGTTGGAATTGCAATACTCTACTATTACGGAG ACACAGAGGGTGAAGCCTTGAGATGCACTGGAGTGTTTCTTCACTGCTCTGCTGTAAGACTGAGTAAAGATGCTAgagatgttttcatttcataTGGAGAAGTTGGAAAgtag
- the LOC134619035 gene encoding caspase recruitment domain-containing protein 19-like isoform X2 has translation MDTELVDRLVLQLNRIYPQILSDKEAHRFRNLSVPTKVRLADLLKHLHRNGEEACHEFYRALHIHTEDIYSSLPSRVREREVADSKCTNDKTVRQERYVLNDRGPMFFLSCFSFVVGIAILYYYGDTEGEALRCTGVFLHCSAVRLSKDARDVFISYGEVGK, from the exons ATGGATACTGAGCTGGTTGACAGACTTGTCCTGCAGCTCAACAGGATCTACCCGCAGATACTAAGTGACAAGGAAGCCCACAGG TTCAGGAACCTAAGTGTGCCCACCAAGGTGCGGTTAGCAGACCTCTTGAAGCACCTGCACAGAAATGGCGAAGAGGCATGCCATGAATTCTACAGAGCCCTTCACATCCATACAGAGGACATCTACTCTAGCCTGCCCAGCAGAGTCAGAGAAAGAG aGGTGGCAGATTCAAAATGCACTAACGACAAGACAGTTCGGCAAGAGCGATATGTGCTTAACGACAGAG GACCAATGTTCTTCCTGAGCTGCTTCAGTTTTGTAGTTGGAATTGCAATACTCTACTATTACGGAG ACACAGAGGGTGAAGCCTTGAGATGCACTGGAGTGTTTCTTCACTGCTCTGCTGTAAGACTGAGTAAAGATGCTAgagatgttttcatttcataTGGAGAAGTTGGAAAgtag